Proteins from a genomic interval of Xanthomonas sp. AM6:
- a CDS encoding hemolysin III family protein codes for MSVPAPAIAAHYKTAGARRADLIVHAAGLLLSIVGGAMLVWRPHANHALLLATCVYALGMLVMFACSAAYNFAPPQRQPILRKLDHAGIFVMIAGSYTPLFVLALSGAWVWSMTLAVWGVALFGVFAKLFLPGISKGFWVAIYLLLGWAGIVAIKPLMASLDSAVLWFIAAGGMFYTVGVGFYVRKSMVYNRAIWHAHVLGGALSHWCAIWLCLQPLQAA; via the coding sequence TTGTCCGTGCCTGCCCCCGCCATCGCCGCGCACTACAAGACCGCCGGTGCCCGCCGCGCCGACCTGATCGTGCACGCCGCCGGCCTGCTGCTGTCCATCGTCGGCGGCGCCATGCTGGTCTGGCGCCCCCACGCCAACCACGCGCTGCTCCTGGCCACCTGCGTCTACGCGCTGGGGATGCTGGTGATGTTCGCCTGCTCGGCGGCCTACAACTTCGCCCCGCCGCAGCGCCAGCCGATCCTGCGCAAGCTCGACCACGCCGGCATCTTCGTGATGATCGCCGGCTCCTACACCCCGCTGTTCGTGCTGGCGCTGTCCGGCGCCTGGGTCTGGTCGATGACCCTGGCGGTGTGGGGTGTGGCGCTGTTCGGCGTGTTCGCCAAACTGTTCCTGCCCGGCATCAGCAAGGGCTTCTGGGTGGCGATCTACCTGTTGCTGGGCTGGGCCGGCATCGTCGCGATCAAGCCGCTGATGGCCAGCCTGGACAGCGCCGTGCTCTGGTTCATCGCCGCCGGCGGCATGTTCTACACCGTCGGCGTGGGCTTCTACGTGCGCAAGTCGATGGTCTACAACCGCGCCATCTGGCACGCGCACGTGCTGGGCGGCGCGCTGTCGCACTGGTGCGCCATCTGGTTGTGCCTGCAGCCGTTGCAGGCGGCATGA
- a CDS encoding EcsC family protein, which produces MTSTLPIPAMDAADHRDLAQAHALLEHPGLAAKIANTVGAPIEDLLSKRLPKALSSRIDAVSQRALRIALRSALLTLRTQAPGTARTRLHGMAVAATGAAGGFFGLPGLLVELPLTTTLMLRSIADIARAEGERLDDPATTLACLEVLAHGGRSARDDGSESGYFAVRTAMAQQLSAAAQYIAAHGLGSKGAPALVSLMSRIAAKFSITVSEKLAAQAVPLVGAASGALLNTVFIAHFQAMARGHFIVRRLERRYGEAAVRQAYEALPAAQ; this is translated from the coding sequence ATGACCTCCACTCTCCCCATTCCCGCCATGGATGCCGCCGACCACCGCGACCTGGCCCAGGCGCACGCGCTGCTCGAACATCCCGGCCTGGCGGCGAAGATCGCCAATACCGTCGGCGCGCCGATCGAGGACCTGCTCAGCAAGCGCCTGCCGAAGGCGCTGTCCTCGCGCATCGACGCGGTCAGCCAGCGCGCGCTGCGCATCGCCCTGCGCTCGGCGCTGCTGACCCTGCGCACGCAGGCGCCGGGCACGGCGCGGACGCGCCTGCACGGCATGGCGGTGGCGGCGACCGGCGCGGCCGGCGGCTTCTTCGGCCTGCCGGGGCTTCTGGTGGAACTGCCGCTGACCACCACGCTGATGCTGCGCTCGATCGCCGACATCGCGCGTGCCGAAGGCGAGCGGCTGGACGACCCGGCCACCACGCTGGCCTGCCTGGAAGTGCTGGCGCACGGCGGGCGCAGCGCGCGCGACGACGGCAGCGAGTCGGGCTACTTCGCGGTGCGCACGGCGATGGCGCAGCAGCTCAGCGCCGCCGCGCAGTACATCGCCGCGCACGGGCTGGGCAGCAAGGGCGCGCCGGCGCTGGTATCGCTGATGTCGCGGATCGCGGCGAAGTTCTCGATCACGGTCAGCGAGAAGCTGGCGGCGCAGGCGGTGCCGCTGGTCGGCGCGGCCAGCGGCGCGCTGCTCAACACGGTGTTCATCGCGCACTTCCAGGCGATGGCGCGCGGCCACTTCATCGTGCGCCGGCTGGAGCGGCGCTATGGCGAGGCCGCGGTGCGCCAGGCCTACGAGGCGTTGCCGGCGGCACAGTGA
- a CDS encoding peptidoglycan-binding protein: MDDKRSENSIATARAWTQGNIAGLDDSMTRRLVASTVYTESNGGDLAITNGQGYVGRYQAGAGWLADAGLVDQERYRQALKDSGYTREWDWAVSGGMTRFLSNAENWNNGLSLEQYKASADLQDGAFKTISDAAYQQAMRTGVLHEGDTPEHIAGILKARHISGAGGAAQVVQGSSVADSNGTSNADYYNDIAINQDRLDAGMGLDPARDRSVLIRGALQDGQLALNEKGEGVRQLQEALAAQGHAVGTPDGKFGPATERGVRAYQQAQGLPVTGTADAAMLAALGVGQHIHAMPDGALRDGRLEHGEKGDAVRALQQALRDNGEQVGVDGDFGSGTQRALKHYQETAGLAPTGVADRETLQSLELGGLLQQIPQSQSPAQPAAPVATQTSPAQSTAPTTAAAPVSMADPGHQEHALYTGVVGKLEALGDRAGFQGREALERAAAQIVVEARVSGLQKVDHVVASNNGGFIAVEGGLQDPAHRRVYVDQSQAVRQSVEQSSRQLDTLNADVQRLQAQEPAQNQARSVPM, from the coding sequence ATGGACGACAAGCGCAGCGAGAACTCGATCGCGACCGCACGTGCGTGGACGCAAGGCAACATCGCCGGTCTCGACGACAGCATGACTAGGCGGTTGGTGGCATCGACCGTCTACACCGAGAGCAATGGCGGCGATCTGGCGATCACCAACGGCCAAGGCTACGTGGGCCGCTACCAGGCCGGCGCCGGCTGGCTGGCCGATGCCGGCCTGGTCGACCAGGAGCGCTATCGGCAGGCGCTGAAGGATTCCGGCTACACGCGCGAATGGGACTGGGCGGTGTCCGGCGGCATGACCCGGTTCCTGAGCAACGCGGAAAACTGGAACAACGGCCTGAGCCTGGAGCAGTACAAGGCGTCGGCCGACCTTCAGGACGGCGCCTTCAAGACCATCAGCGATGCGGCCTACCAGCAGGCCATGCGCACCGGCGTGCTGCACGAGGGCGATACACCCGAACATATCGCCGGCATCTTGAAGGCGCGACACATTTCCGGTGCCGGCGGTGCGGCGCAGGTGGTGCAGGGCAGTTCGGTCGCCGATTCCAACGGCACCAGCAATGCCGACTACTACAACGACATCGCGATCAACCAGGATCGCCTGGATGCCGGCATGGGGCTGGACCCGGCGCGCGATCGCAGCGTGCTGATCCGTGGTGCATTGCAGGACGGGCAGCTGGCGCTCAACGAGAAGGGCGAGGGTGTGCGTCAGCTGCAGGAAGCGCTGGCGGCACAGGGCCATGCGGTGGGCACGCCGGACGGCAAGTTCGGGCCGGCCACCGAAAGAGGCGTGCGTGCCTATCAACAGGCCCAGGGCTTGCCGGTGACCGGAACCGCCGACGCGGCGATGCTCGCGGCGCTGGGCGTGGGCCAGCACATCCATGCGATGCCCGACGGTGCATTGCGCGACGGCCGCCTGGAGCATGGTGAGAAGGGCGATGCGGTGCGCGCCTTGCAGCAGGCGCTGCGCGACAACGGCGAGCAGGTCGGGGTCGATGGCGATTTCGGCTCCGGCACGCAGCGCGCGCTCAAGCATTACCAGGAGACCGCCGGCTTGGCGCCCACCGGCGTCGCCGATCGGGAGACGCTGCAGTCGCTGGAGCTGGGCGGATTGCTGCAGCAGATTCCGCAATCGCAATCGCCTGCGCAGCCCGCCGCACCCGTGGCAACGCAGACGTCGCCGGCGCAGTCCACCGCTCCCACGACAGCGGCCGCACCGGTCAGCATGGCCGATCCAGGGCACCAGGAGCATGCGCTGTACACCGGTGTGGTCGGCAAGCTCGAGGCGCTCGGGGATCGCGCCGGGTTCCAGGGACGCGAGGCGCTGGAGCGCGCGGCGGCGCAGATCGTGGTCGAGGCCCGGGTCAGCGGCTTGCAGAAGGTGGACCACGTGGTGGCGAGCAACAATGGCGGCTTCATCGCCGTGGAGGGCGGATTGCAGGATCCTGCGCATCGCCGTGTCTATGTCGATCAATCGCAGGCCGTGCGGCAGTCGGTCGAGCAGAGTTCGCGTCAGCTGGACACGTTGAACGCGGACGTGCAGCGATTGCAGGCACAGGAGCCGGCACAGAATCAGGCGCGCAGCGTTCCGATGTGA
- a CDS encoding SDR family oxidoreductase: MHVFVTGATGFVGSAVVRELLDAGHRVTGLARSDASAAALRAAGAQVHRGALDDADSLRRGAAAADGVIHTAFIHDFAHYLDNCRADGQAIAALGAGLAGSDRPLLVTSGTAVLPQGRLGTEADRADPASAPPRAISETAALALLPQRVRAMVLRLPPSVHGEGDHGFVPMLIGIARDTGMAAYVGDGANRWSAVQRTDAARLYRLALERGEAGACYHGNAEEGVAFGAIAAAIGRHLQVPVRSVPAEAAPAHFGWMARFASQDVPTSSAWTREQLGWQPSGPGLLQDLDGAGYFAG; the protein is encoded by the coding sequence ATGCATGTATTCGTGACGGGCGCCACCGGCTTCGTCGGCTCGGCCGTGGTGCGCGAGTTGCTGGATGCCGGCCACCGGGTCACCGGCCTGGCGCGTTCGGACGCGTCGGCCGCGGCGCTGCGCGCAGCCGGCGCGCAGGTGCACCGCGGCGCGCTCGACGACGCCGATAGCCTGCGCCGCGGCGCGGCCGCGGCCGACGGCGTGATCCACACCGCCTTCATCCACGACTTCGCCCATTACCTGGACAACTGCCGGGCCGACGGGCAGGCGATCGCCGCCCTGGGCGCGGGACTGGCCGGCAGCGATCGTCCGTTGCTGGTGACCTCGGGCACGGCGGTATTGCCGCAAGGCCGCCTCGGCACCGAGGCCGATCGCGCCGATCCGGCGAGCGCGCCGCCACGCGCGATCTCCGAGACCGCGGCGCTGGCGTTGCTGCCGCAGCGGGTGCGGGCGATGGTGCTGCGCCTGCCGCCGTCGGTGCACGGCGAGGGCGACCACGGCTTCGTGCCCATGCTGATCGGCATCGCCCGCGACACGGGCATGGCCGCCTACGTGGGCGACGGCGCCAATCGCTGGTCGGCGGTACAGCGGACGGACGCGGCGCGGCTGTACCGGCTGGCGCTGGAGCGCGGCGAGGCCGGTGCCTGCTACCACGGCAATGCCGAGGAGGGCGTGGCATTCGGTGCGATCGCCGCGGCCATCGGGCGGCATTTGCAGGTGCCGGTGCGGTCGGTGCCGGCCGAGGCGGCGCCGGCGCACTTCGGCTGGATGGCGCGCTTCGCCAGCCAGGACGTTCCCACCTCCAGCGCGTGGACGCGCGAACAGCTGGGCTGGCAGCCGAGTGGTCCCGGCCTGTTGCAAGACCTGGACGGCGCCGGCTATTTCGCGGGCTGA
- a CDS encoding class I SAM-dependent methyltransferase — MTDRPYAPSCDRNREPILQVLRRHFADRRHVLEIGSGTGQHAVHFAAALPQLVWQCSERPEHLPGIAQWLAAAALPNTPPALALDVQAGPWPAAGYDAVFTANTLHIMGWPAVQAFFAGVGRLLTDSERGTLAVYGPFNYGGTFSSDSNREFDAWLKARDAASGIRHAEAVAALAQAQGLALQEDVAMPANNRCLVWRRG, encoded by the coding sequence ATGACCGATAGACCTTACGCGCCTTCCTGCGACCGCAACCGCGAGCCGATCCTGCAGGTGCTGCGGCGGCACTTCGCCGACCGCCGCCACGTGCTGGAGATCGGCAGCGGCACCGGCCAGCATGCGGTCCACTTCGCCGCCGCGCTGCCGCAGTTGGTCTGGCAATGCAGCGAGCGTCCCGAGCACCTGCCCGGCATCGCGCAATGGCTGGCCGCGGCGGCATTGCCGAACACGCCGCCGGCGCTGGCGCTGGACGTACAGGCCGGGCCGTGGCCGGCCGCCGGCTACGACGCGGTGTTCACCGCCAACACGCTGCACATCATGGGCTGGCCCGCGGTACAGGCGTTCTTCGCCGGCGTCGGCAGGCTGCTGACCGACAGCGAGCGCGGCACGCTCGCCGTATACGGGCCGTTCAACTACGGCGGCACGTTCAGCAGCGACAGCAACCGCGAGTTCGATGCCTGGTTGAAGGCCCGCGATGCGGCAAGCGGCATCCGCCACGCCGAGGCGGTCGCCGCATTGGCGCAGGCGCAAGGCCTGGCGCTGCAGGAAGACGTGGCGATGCCGGCCAACAACCGCTGCCTGGTGTGGCGCCGCGGCTGA
- a CDS encoding alpha/beta hydrolase has translation MGNVWKTKAAALALLASLAAPGALAADAPAHDGVRHMPAFDLPLSPFLSAEAQAAAREDMARGDPLAKMDNATLARELPRIRAETEAWARGVVEPLRERYGVTISTATWNGVPVTLVQPRDASPAQRQRLLIELHGGAFVMGSAASFGMMEAIPVAAMTGVTVLSVDYRQGPEHRFPAASEDVAKVYREALKRYAPEHIGLFGCSAGGVLTGESLAWFAREKLPMPAAAGMFCAGGDARYRGDSRYVVAAVNDAPLPDAQGALPIMEDLYYGPGVDFHDPLVSPVFSDAVLAQFPPLLFITGTRAAELSNVAYTHSRLVDLGREADLHVWDGMGHAFHLNDALPETQQALRVIARFFRKHLDLPQAPVATP, from the coding sequence ATGGGAAACGTGTGGAAGACGAAGGCGGCAGCGCTTGCGCTGCTGGCGAGCCTTGCGGCGCCGGGCGCGCTCGCAGCCGATGCCCCGGCGCACGATGGCGTGCGGCACATGCCGGCCTTCGATCTGCCGCTGTCGCCGTTCCTGAGCGCCGAGGCGCAGGCGGCGGCGCGCGAGGACATGGCCCGCGGCGATCCGCTGGCGAAGATGGACAACGCCACGCTGGCGCGCGAACTGCCGCGCATCCGCGCCGAGACCGAGGCCTGGGCCAGGGGCGTGGTGGAACCGCTGCGCGAGCGCTACGGGGTGACGATCAGCACCGCGACCTGGAACGGCGTGCCGGTGACCTTGGTGCAGCCGCGCGATGCGTCGCCGGCGCAGCGCCAGCGGTTGCTGATCGAACTGCACGGCGGCGCGTTCGTGATGGGCAGCGCGGCCTCGTTCGGCATGATGGAGGCGATCCCGGTGGCGGCGATGACCGGCGTCACCGTGCTCAGCGTCGACTACCGGCAGGGGCCGGAACACCGGTTCCCGGCCGCCAGCGAGGACGTGGCCAAGGTGTACCGCGAAGCGCTCAAGCGCTACGCGCCCGAGCATATCGGCCTGTTCGGCTGCTCGGCCGGCGGCGTGCTGACCGGCGAATCGCTGGCCTGGTTCGCCAGGGAAAAGCTGCCGATGCCGGCCGCGGCGGGCATGTTCTGCGCCGGCGGCGATGCGCGCTACCGCGGCGATTCGCGCTACGTGGTGGCGGCGGTGAACGATGCGCCGCTGCCCGATGCGCAGGGCGCGCTGCCGATCATGGAGGACCTGTACTACGGCCCCGGCGTGGATTTCCACGACCCCTTGGTGTCGCCGGTGTTTTCCGACGCGGTGCTGGCGCAGTTTCCGCCGCTGCTGTTCATCACCGGCACGCGCGCGGCCGAGCTGAGCAACGTCGCCTACACCCATTCGCGCCTGGTCGACCTGGGCCGCGAGGCCGACCTGCACGTGTGGGATGGCATGGGCCATGCGTTTCATCTCAACGACGCGCTGCCCGAAACCCAGCAGGCCTTGCGGGTGATCGCGCGCTTCTTCCGCAAGCACCTGGATCTGCCGCAGGCGCCGGTCGCCACGCCTTGA
- a CDS encoding helix-turn-helix transcriptional regulator has protein sequence MSEHNPLGNYLRERRARLDPATLGLPLARRRAPGLRREEVAQRAHVSATWYTWLEQGRGGAPSADALQRIATALNLNEDEREHLFLLARQRPPRTRGPVPAQVTPRLRRVLDALPLSPAYVKTATWDVLAWNRAASVVLTDYGQLPPAERNILHLVFCRPGAPETMPDWERVARFAVATFRAETARAGGAVAQRAEQLVAELGQASPRFRELWSERDVRSHGEGSKTIHKPGRERISLEYSAFAVDGQPDLGLVVYTASTPQDAARIAALLEDTQDAGS, from the coding sequence ATGAGCGAGCACAACCCCCTGGGCAACTACCTGCGCGAGCGGCGTGCGCGCCTGGACCCGGCCACGCTCGGCCTGCCGCTCGCGCGCCGGCGCGCCCCTGGCCTGCGCCGCGAGGAAGTGGCGCAACGCGCCCACGTCAGTGCCACCTGGTACACCTGGCTGGAGCAGGGCCGCGGCGGCGCGCCCTCGGCCGATGCGCTGCAGCGCATCGCCACCGCACTGAACCTCAACGAAGACGAGCGCGAGCACCTGTTCCTGCTGGCGCGGCAGCGCCCGCCGCGCACGCGGGGGCCGGTGCCGGCGCAGGTCACCCCACGGCTGCGGCGCGTACTCGACGCCTTGCCGTTGAGCCCGGCCTACGTCAAGACCGCCACCTGGGACGTGCTGGCCTGGAACCGCGCCGCCAGCGTGGTGCTCACCGACTACGGCCAGCTGCCGCCGGCCGAGCGCAACATCCTGCACCTGGTGTTCTGCCGGCCCGGCGCACCGGAGACCATGCCCGACTGGGAACGGGTCGCGCGCTTCGCCGTGGCCACCTTCCGCGCCGAGACCGCGCGCGCCGGCGGCGCCGTCGCCCAGCGCGCCGAGCAACTGGTCGCCGAACTCGGCCAGGCCAGCCCGCGCTTCCGCGAGCTGTGGAGCGAACGCGACGTGCGCAGCCATGGCGAAGGCAGCAAGACCATCCACAAGCCCGGCCGCGAACGGATCAGCCTGGAATATTCCGCCTTCGCCGTCGATGGCCAACCCGACCTCGGCCTGGTGGTGTACACCGCGTCCACCCCGCAGGATGCCGCGCGTATCGCGGCGTTGCTGGAGGACACGCAGGACGCGGGCAGCTAG
- a CDS encoding DUF4424 domain-containing protein: MTPRRLLVHALFALAPLLAATAHANDSSFGDANGTIQLTRQPDIRMSKEALFISEDLVRVDYVFTNTSTRDLLVPIAFPMPPMYFGPADHSELTEFKLWVDGKPVRTERKLVAQLDGADVSRVWAASGWSSDDLAAYIDSGKTPKGRKALPKDWFDPDGQPLFTLSEYFTWQQRFAAGKSVSIRHSYAPSLATGVPMPAADLIRDYAKDTCLDAGAQRTARRREREYGLEWSNLRYILLTGNNWKGPIQEFHLTLKKRAPTDIVSLCFDGELKRTDPLTFEFEQKDFVPTQDLDVLFLR, translated from the coding sequence ATGACACCAAGACGCCTGCTGGTCCACGCCCTGTTCGCCCTCGCGCCGCTGCTCGCGGCCACCGCCCATGCCAACGACAGCAGCTTCGGCGACGCCAACGGCACCATCCAGCTGACCCGGCAGCCGGACATCCGCATGAGCAAGGAGGCCTTGTTCATCAGCGAGGACCTGGTGCGGGTGGACTACGTGTTCACCAACACCAGCACGCGCGATCTGCTGGTGCCGATCGCGTTTCCGATGCCGCCGATGTACTTCGGGCCGGCCGACCACAGCGAGCTGACCGAGTTCAAGCTGTGGGTGGACGGCAAGCCGGTGCGCACCGAGCGCAAGCTGGTGGCGCAGCTCGACGGCGCCGACGTATCGCGCGTGTGGGCGGCCAGCGGCTGGAGCAGCGACGATCTGGCCGCCTACATCGATTCGGGCAAGACGCCCAAGGGCCGCAAGGCGCTGCCCAAGGACTGGTTCGACCCGGACGGGCAGCCGCTTTTCACGCTGAGCGAGTATTTCACCTGGCAGCAGCGCTTCGCCGCGGGCAAGTCGGTGTCGATCCGCCACAGTTATGCGCCGAGCCTGGCGACCGGCGTGCCGATGCCGGCCGCCGACCTGATCCGCGACTATGCCAAGGACACCTGCCTGGATGCCGGCGCGCAGCGCACCGCGCGCCGCCGCGAGCGCGAGTACGGCCTGGAATGGAGCAACCTGCGCTACATCCTGCTGACCGGCAACAACTGGAAGGGGCCGATCCAGGAGTTCCACCTGACCCTGAAGAAGCGCGCGCCGACCGACATCGTCAGCCTGTGCTTCGACGGCGAGCTGAAGCGCACCGATCCGCTGACCTTCGAGTTCGAGCAGAAGGACTTCGTGCCGACGCAGGATCTGGACGTGCTGTTCCTGCGCTAG
- a CDS encoding lysozyme inhibitor LprI family protein, translated as MGTREKKRNWLLWIVLLAAAAASAEAGAQQQGQQQQLQLQQQQMQQQQLMQQQLQQLQQLQRQQPPPQENSGAPRGLSATYLNCRKQARGGVDQERCIEREQTLQDDRLAQVYDRLRYELEGSARARLMDAQYAWEQANAQASDLDSSLYGGTQAESLQRAEAALWRTCARADELEKYLGAAR; from the coding sequence GTGGGAACCAGGGAAAAGAAGCGCAACTGGCTGCTGTGGATCGTGTTGCTGGCCGCCGCTGCCGCCAGCGCCGAAGCCGGCGCGCAACAGCAGGGACAACAACAGCAGTTGCAACTGCAGCAACAGCAGATGCAACAGCAGCAGCTGATGCAGCAGCAACTGCAGCAACTTCAGCAGTTGCAACGGCAGCAGCCGCCACCGCAGGAGAACTCTGGCGCGCCCAGGGGCCTGTCGGCCACGTACCTGAATTGTCGCAAGCAGGCGCGCGGCGGCGTCGATCAGGAACGCTGCATCGAGCGCGAGCAGACCTTGCAGGACGACCGCCTGGCCCAGGTCTACGACCGGTTGCGCTACGAGCTAGAAGGCAGCGCGCGCGCGCGCTTGATGGACGCGCAGTACGCCTGGGAGCAGGCCAATGCCCAGGCCAGCGACCTGGACAGCTCGCTCTATGGCGGCACCCAGGCCGAGAGCCTGCAACGCGCCGAAGCGGCGCTGTGGCGGACCTGCGCGCGCGCCGACGAGCTGGAGAAGTATCTGGGCGCGGCGCGCTGA
- a CDS encoding SDR family oxidoreductase — protein sequence MNRTHFITGTSSGFGRLLTEQLLARGDRVAATLRRPEALDDLKAEYGQRLWVAPLDVRDDDAVRAVVGRAFAELGRIDVVVSNAGYAVFGAAEEASDAQLRQQLDTNLIGSIQLIRAALPHLRAQGGGRIVQVSSEGGQIAYPGFSLYHASKWGIEGFVEAVAQEVAPFGIAFTLVEPGPAATDFGRGLDRTAPSATYAGTPVDALRRALDEGRFVLGDAHKMVREMLASLDVSPAPRRLLLGAQAYAQVRTALQQRLAELDAQRAIALSTEMDAA from the coding sequence ATGAACCGCACGCATTTCATCACCGGGACCTCGTCCGGCTTCGGCCGCCTGCTGACCGAGCAACTGCTGGCGCGCGGCGACCGCGTCGCCGCCACGCTGCGCCGGCCCGAGGCGCTGGACGACCTGAAGGCCGAATACGGCCAGCGCCTGTGGGTGGCGCCGCTGGACGTGAGGGACGACGATGCGGTGCGCGCCGTCGTGGGCCGCGCCTTCGCCGAACTCGGGCGCATCGACGTGGTGGTCAGCAATGCCGGCTACGCGGTGTTCGGCGCCGCCGAGGAAGCCAGCGACGCGCAACTGCGCCAGCAGCTGGACACCAACCTGATCGGCTCGATCCAGCTGATCCGTGCGGCGCTGCCGCACCTGCGCGCGCAGGGCGGCGGTCGCATCGTGCAGGTGTCGTCGGAAGGCGGGCAGATCGCCTATCCGGGGTTCAGCCTGTACCACGCCAGCAAGTGGGGCATCGAGGGCTTCGTCGAGGCGGTGGCGCAGGAGGTGGCCCCGTTCGGCATCGCCTTCACCCTGGTCGAGCCCGGCCCGGCGGCGACCGACTTCGGCCGCGGTCTGGACCGCACCGCGCCCAGCGCGACCTATGCGGGCACGCCGGTCGATGCGCTGCGCCGCGCGCTGGACGAAGGCCGCTTCGTGCTCGGCGACGCGCACAAGATGGTGCGCGAGATGCTCGCTTCGCTCGATGTCTCCCCGGCGCCGCGGCGTCTGCTGCTCGGCGCGCAGGCGTATGCGCAGGTGCGCACGGCGCTGCAGCAGCGCCTGGCCGAACTGGACGCGCAGCGGGCGATCGCGCTCTCCACCGAAATGGATGCGGCATGA
- a CDS encoding NYN domain-containing protein, whose amino-acid sequence MKTRSRSDSDDDQPRLAVLIDADNAQPSVIEGLLAEVAKYGVASVKRIYGDFTSTRMTQWKQALLKHSISPVQQFAYTSGKNATDSSLIIDAMDLLYTGRFDGFCLVSSDSDFTRLAQRLREEGPTVYGFGERKTPDAFVQACDKFIYTEVLRSEAASAEPSKPAAAAAKPAGKGRKAPQAAQAQAAKPEAATVPATAAATPVAPADAKAAPLAAPLKLLRQAIEEASDDQGWAGLGSVGSYLNKVRPDFDPRLYGHKKLSDLLRRLSAQFEIEERGNEGGGKRIFVRSRN is encoded by the coding sequence ATGAAAACCCGTTCCAGATCCGACTCCGACGACGACCAGCCGCGCCTGGCCGTGCTGATCGATGCCGACAACGCGCAACCGTCGGTGATCGAAGGATTGCTGGCCGAAGTGGCCAAGTACGGCGTGGCCAGCGTCAAGCGCATCTACGGCGACTTCACCAGTACGCGCATGACCCAGTGGAAGCAGGCGCTGCTGAAGCACTCGATCAGCCCGGTGCAGCAGTTCGCCTACACCAGCGGCAAGAACGCCACCGACAGCTCGCTGATCATCGACGCGATGGACCTGCTGTACACCGGCCGCTTCGACGGCTTCTGCCTGGTCTCCAGCGACAGCGACTTCACCCGCCTGGCGCAGCGCCTGCGCGAGGAAGGCCCGACCGTGTACGGCTTCGGCGAGCGCAAGACCCCGGACGCGTTCGTGCAGGCCTGCGACAAGTTCATCTACACCGAAGTGCTGCGCAGCGAGGCGGCCAGCGCCGAGCCGTCGAAGCCGGCGGCCGCGGCGGCCAAGCCGGCGGGCAAGGGGCGCAAGGCGCCGCAGGCTGCGCAGGCGCAAGCCGCCAAGCCCGAGGCCGCGACGGTACCGGCCACCGCCGCGGCGACGCCCGTCGCGCCCGCCGACGCCAAGGCCGCGCCGCTGGCGGCGCCGCTGAAGCTGCTGCGCCAGGCGATCGAAGAGGCGTCCGACGACCAGGGCTGGGCCGGGCTGGGCAGCGTCGGCAGCTACCTCAACAAGGTGCGCCCGGATTTCGACCCGCGCCTGTACGGGCACAAGAAGCTCAGCGACCTGCTGCGCCGGCTGTCGGCGCAGTTCGAGATCGAGGAGCGCGGCAACGAGGGCGGCGGCAAGCGCATCTTCGTGCGTTCGCGCAATTGA
- a CDS encoding LysR family transcriptional regulator, which yields MNQRPALTDLSAFAAIVAHRSFRKAADELGLSPSTLSHMMRTLETRMGVRLLHRTTRSVAPTEAGARLAARLQPLLHELDQALDDAGSFAHGPSGTLRINANETAARLLLQRVVPAFLQRYPAMALDLVSEGRLVDIVASGFDAGIRLGEALPQDMIAVPFGGPQRFIAAASPAYLAQHPPPRTPDELAQHTCIGFRLPSGKPYRWEFARHGEELAVEVGGPLTLDHLGLMADAAVAGMGIAYLSEVAVQAQLDGGALVRVLDEWCPPLPGLFLYYSGHRHVPAGLQGFIEVLRELG from the coding sequence ATGAATCAGCGGCCCGCCCTGACCGATCTCAGTGCCTTCGCCGCGATCGTGGCGCATCGCAGCTTCCGCAAGGCCGCCGACGAGCTGGGGCTGTCGCCCTCCACGCTCAGCCACATGATGCGCACGCTGGAGACGCGCATGGGCGTGCGCCTGCTGCACCGGACCACGCGCAGCGTCGCGCCCACCGAAGCCGGCGCGCGGCTGGCCGCACGGCTGCAACCGCTGCTGCACGAACTGGATCAGGCGCTGGACGACGCCGGCAGCTTCGCCCACGGCCCCAGCGGCACGCTGCGCATCAACGCCAACGAGACCGCCGCGCGCCTGCTGCTGCAGCGCGTGGTGCCGGCCTTCCTGCAGCGCTACCCGGCGATGGCGCTGGACCTGGTCAGCGAGGGCCGCCTGGTCGACATCGTCGCCTCCGGCTTCGACGCCGGCATCCGCCTGGGCGAAGCGTTGCCGCAGGACATGATCGCGGTCCCGTTCGGCGGCCCGCAGCGCTTCATCGCCGCCGCCTCGCCCGCGTACCTCGCGCAGCACCCGCCGCCGCGCACGCCCGACGAACTCGCGCAGCACACCTGCATCGGCTTCCGCCTGCCCAGCGGCAAGCCGTATCGGTGGGAGTTCGCGCGCCACGGCGAGGAACTGGCGGTGGAGGTCGGCGGCCCGCTCACCCTCGACCACCTCGGGCTGATGGCCGACGCCGCGGTCGCCGGCATGGGCATCGCCTACCTGTCCGAAGTGGCGGTGCAGGCGCAGCTGGACGGCGGCGCGCTGGTGCGGGTGCTCGACGAATGGTGCCCGCCGCTGCCGGGACTGTTCCTGTACTACTCCGGCCACCGCCATGTGCCGGCGGGACTGCAGGGCTTCATCGAGGTGCTGCGCGAGCTGGGCTAG